One genomic segment of Dysosmobacter sp. Marseille-Q4140 includes these proteins:
- a CDS encoding formate--tetrahydrofolate ligase, whose amino-acid sequence MSIPSDIEIAQSCQLQPIDKIAETAGVDADYLESYGRYKAKVDHRLLRESTRPYGKLILVTAINPTPAGEGKTTTTVGLGDALRRMGKNAVIALREPSLGPVFGVKGGAAGGGYAQVVPMEDINLHFTGDLHAVTAANNLLSAMVDNHIFQGNALGLDPKQVVWRRVLDMNDRQLRSIVGGLGGKNNGVPREDGFDITAASEIMAVLCLSSSIADLKTRLARIIVGYTFDGKPVTAGDLQAAGAMAALLRDALKPNLVQTLEGTPTFIHGGPFANIAHGCNSVMATRMAMKLGDYAVTEAGFGADLGAEKFLDIKCRMAGLRPDACVVVATVRALKHHGGAARADLGKPDTAALERGLPNLLRHVENMTQVYGLPTVVAINRFPTDSAAELDLIRDRCRNLGVRVALSEVYEKGGQGGLQLAEEVVSLCDSGEGRFTFAYDSDQTIQEKLDAIVRKVYRGSRAVLTPEAQRQAAHLTELGFGGCPVCIAKTPYSFSDDQSLLGAPSGFQVTVRNIKVSAGAGFLVALAGNVLTMPGLPKAPCAQQIDLDNSGTITGLS is encoded by the coding sequence ATGAGTATTCCCTCTGATATCGAAATCGCGCAGTCCTGCCAGCTGCAGCCCATTGACAAGATCGCTGAGACAGCCGGTGTGGACGCCGATTATCTGGAATCTTACGGCCGCTACAAGGCCAAGGTGGACCACCGCCTTCTGCGGGAATCTACCCGTCCCTACGGCAAGCTGATCCTGGTGACCGCCATCAACCCCACACCCGCCGGCGAGGGCAAGACCACCACCACAGTGGGCCTGGGCGACGCCCTGCGGCGCATGGGCAAAAACGCCGTCATCGCCCTGCGGGAGCCCTCCCTGGGTCCTGTGTTCGGTGTCAAGGGCGGTGCCGCCGGCGGCGGCTATGCCCAGGTGGTCCCCATGGAGGACATCAACCTCCATTTCACCGGCGACCTCCACGCCGTCACCGCCGCCAACAACCTTCTCTCTGCCATGGTGGACAACCACATCTTCCAGGGCAACGCCCTGGGCCTGGACCCCAAGCAGGTAGTGTGGCGCCGGGTGCTGGACATGAACGACCGCCAGCTGCGCTCCATCGTGGGAGGCCTGGGCGGCAAGAACAACGGCGTTCCCCGGGAAGACGGCTTCGACATCACCGCCGCCTCGGAGATCATGGCGGTGCTGTGCCTGTCCAGCTCCATCGCGGACCTCAAGACCCGGCTGGCCCGGATCATCGTGGGCTATACCTTCGACGGCAAGCCCGTCACCGCCGGGGATCTCCAGGCCGCCGGGGCCATGGCCGCCCTGCTGAGGGACGCCCTCAAGCCCAATCTGGTCCAGACGCTGGAGGGTACCCCCACCTTCATCCACGGCGGCCCCTTCGCAAACATCGCCCATGGCTGCAACTCCGTCATGGCTACCCGCATGGCCATGAAGCTGGGCGACTACGCCGTCACGGAGGCCGGCTTCGGCGCCGATCTGGGCGCGGAGAAGTTCCTGGACATCAAGTGCCGCATGGCGGGCCTGCGGCCCGACGCCTGCGTGGTGGTAGCCACGGTCCGGGCGCTGAAGCACCACGGCGGCGCCGCCCGGGCGGACCTGGGCAAGCCGGATACGGCGGCGCTGGAGCGGGGCCTGCCCAACCTGCTGCGCCATGTGGAGAACATGACCCAGGTCTACGGCCTGCCCACAGTGGTGGCCATCAACCGCTTCCCCACAGACTCCGCCGCAGAGCTGGACCTGATCCGGGACCGGTGCCGGAACCTGGGCGTCCGGGTTGCGCTGTCCGAGGTCTACGAAAAGGGCGGGCAGGGCGGCCTTCAGCTGGCGGAAGAGGTGGTGAGCCTCTGCGACAGCGGCGAGGGCCGGTTCACCTTCGCCTACGACAGCGACCAGACCATCCAGGAAAAGCTGGACGCCATCGTCCGCAAAGTCTACCGGGGCAGCCGGGCGGTGCTGACGCCGGAGGCCCAGCGGCAGGCGGCCCACCTGACGGAGCTGGGCTTCGGCGGCTGCCCGGTGTGCATCGCCAAGACCCCCTACTCCTTCTCCGACGACCAGTCCCTGCTGGGAGCTCCCTCCGGCTTCCAGGTGACGGTGCGGAACATCAAGGTCTCCGCGGGCGCCGGGTTCCTGGTGGCGCTGGCCGGAAACGTGCTGACCATGCCGGGGCTTCCCAAGGCCCCCTGCGCCCAGCAGATCGATCTGGACAACAGCGGAACAATCACCGGCCTTTCCTGA
- a CDS encoding 8-oxoguanine deaminase, whose protein sequence is MASLLLRNLNTVVTCDDADTILDHVDLYCEDGVIQAIGPDLPQTADTVLDGTHYWCYPGLINTHHHLYQVFSRNLPQVQNLELFPWLTALYEIWKGLDREVVRFSSLTGMGELMKHGCTTCFDHHYVFPAGAGDLLGAQFAAAEELGIRMVSSRGSMDLSRKDGGLPPDSVVQTVDEIMADSLKAIETYHDPRPGSMRQVVLAPCSPFSVSSELLRQSAILARQYGVRLHTHLCETKDEERWTLEAHGVRPLEYMARLGWTGSDVWYAHGIHFNDEELRELARTGTGVAHCPISNMKLSSGVARVPEMLALGVPVGLAVDGSASNDGSSLMEELRVCYLLHRLTSSGKAPSGYQVLKLATRGSAALLGRVDIGQLAAGKRADLFLVDVRRLELAGAEYSPADVLATVGLRGPVDYTVVEGRIVVKEGRLAGVDEAAVAERARAVCKAYLDRA, encoded by the coding sequence ATGGCCTCTCTGCTGCTGCGCAATCTGAACACGGTGGTCACCTGCGACGACGCCGACACCATTTTGGACCATGTGGACCTGTACTGCGAGGACGGGGTCATCCAAGCCATCGGCCCCGATCTGCCTCAGACTGCCGACACGGTGCTGGACGGCACCCACTACTGGTGCTATCCCGGCCTTATCAACACCCATCACCACCTCTATCAGGTATTCTCCCGGAATTTGCCCCAGGTGCAGAACCTGGAGCTGTTCCCCTGGCTCACCGCCCTGTACGAGATCTGGAAGGGCCTGGACCGGGAGGTGGTCCGCTTCAGCTCCCTGACCGGCATGGGAGAACTGATGAAGCACGGCTGCACCACCTGCTTTGACCATCACTACGTGTTCCCCGCCGGGGCCGGGGACCTGCTGGGCGCCCAGTTCGCCGCGGCGGAGGAACTGGGCATCCGGATGGTGTCCTCCCGGGGCAGCATGGACCTCAGCCGCAAGGACGGCGGCCTGCCGCCGGACAGCGTGGTCCAGACGGTGGATGAGATCATGGCCGACTCTCTCAAGGCCATCGAGACGTATCACGATCCCCGGCCCGGATCTATGCGCCAGGTGGTGCTGGCCCCCTGCTCTCCCTTCTCCGTGAGCAGCGAGCTGCTGCGCCAGAGCGCCATCCTGGCCCGCCAGTACGGCGTCCGGCTCCACACCCACCTGTGCGAGACGAAGGACGAGGAGCGCTGGACCTTGGAAGCCCACGGCGTCCGGCCTCTGGAATACATGGCCCGGCTGGGCTGGACCGGCAGCGACGTGTGGTACGCCCATGGCATCCACTTCAATGACGAAGAACTCCGCGAGCTGGCCCGGACCGGGACCGGCGTCGCCCACTGCCCCATCTCCAACATGAAGCTCTCCTCCGGCGTGGCCCGGGTCCCGGAGATGCTGGCTCTGGGCGTCCCGGTGGGCCTGGCGGTGGACGGCTCCGCCTCCAACGACGGGTCCTCCCTGATGGAGGAGCTGCGGGTGTGCTACCTGCTTCACCGGCTGACCTCCAGCGGCAAGGCGCCGTCGGGCTATCAGGTGCTGAAGCTGGCCACCCGGGGCAGCGCGGCGCTGCTGGGCCGGGTGGACATCGGCCAGCTGGCCGCGGGAAAGCGGGCGGACCTGTTCCTGGTGGACGTCCGCCGTCTGGAGCTGGCCGGGGCGGAGTACAGCCCCGCCGACGTACTGGCCACCGTGGGCCTCCGGGGCCCGGTGGACTACACCGTGGTGGAGGGCCGGATCGTGGTGAAGGAGGGCCGTCTCGCCGGCGTGGACGAGGCTGCCGTGGCAGAGCGGGCCAGAGCGGTCTGCAAAGCGTATCTGGACCGGGCGTGA
- the sdaAB gene encoding L-serine ammonia-lyase, iron-sulfur-dependent subunit beta translates to MLDIFDILGPVMVGPSSSHTAGAVRIGRMARTLLGAEPVRAEIGLHGSFAETGQGHGTDRALVAGLLGMKPDDLGIPDSFAIADNQGLAFRFHTVSLREAHPNTAVIEVSSADGKHLTLQAASTGGGRIRVDRLDGVEVNFTGIFNTLVIRHQDVAGELSRILNELSVSGINIANMRLCRDRRGGDGLTVVETDQRIPADALERLRAVYGVLTVTYYEKED, encoded by the coding sequence ATGCTGGATATTTTTGACATTCTCGGCCCGGTGATGGTGGGGCCTTCCAGCTCCCATACGGCCGGGGCGGTGCGGATCGGCCGCATGGCCCGGACGCTGCTGGGGGCGGAGCCGGTGCGGGCGGAGATCGGCCTCCACGGCTCCTTTGCCGAGACCGGCCAGGGCCACGGCACGGACCGGGCCCTGGTGGCGGGCCTGCTGGGCATGAAGCCCGACGACCTGGGCATCCCGGACAGCTTTGCCATTGCGGACAACCAGGGGCTGGCTTTCCGTTTTCACACGGTCTCCCTGCGGGAGGCCCACCCCAACACCGCTGTGATAGAGGTGTCCTCCGCCGACGGGAAGCATCTGACGCTCCAGGCGGCCTCCACCGGCGGCGGACGCATCCGGGTGGACCGGCTGGACGGGGTGGAGGTGAACTTCACCGGCATCTTCAACACCCTGGTCATCCGCCATCAGGACGTGGCCGGGGAGCTCAGCCGCATCCTCAATGAGCTGTCGGTCAGCGGCATCAACATCGCCAATATGCGCCTTTGCCGGGACCGGCGGGGCGGCGACGGCCTGACGGTGGTGGAGACGGACCAGCGCATCCCCGCCGACGCCCTGGAGCGGCTGCGGGCGGTCTACGGCGTGCTGACCGTCACCTATTATGAGAAGGAGGACTGA
- the sdaAA gene encoding L-serine ammonia-lyase, iron-sulfur-dependent, subunit alpha, with translation MALDSMQEIFDKIEAGRKPFWKVVLDTDVEERQVTAEASFEKMRSAWRAMLESVDNYRSDSRSVSGLVGGDAQKMWDYGAEHESLCGEYMQQVIATALCVGESNACMRRIVAAPTAGACGVLPAVLVPLFRRGAVDEDAIVRALYVASGIGAVIGYRACIAGASGGCQAEIGTASAMAAGALVDLRGGTADQIGQAVAMALKNLLGLVCDPVAGLVEVPCVKRNVIGAVNAVSSADMALAGILSRVPVDQVIDCMGEVGRRLPVEFRETALGGLAATPFGKNVKESMEQKRECPCAGEELP, from the coding sequence ATGGCCCTGGATTCCATGCAGGAGATCTTCGACAAGATCGAAGCGGGGCGAAAGCCCTTTTGGAAGGTGGTGCTGGACACCGACGTGGAGGAGCGCCAGGTGACGGCGGAGGCCTCCTTTGAGAAGATGCGGTCCGCCTGGCGGGCCATGCTGGAGTCGGTGGACAACTACCGCAGCGACAGCCGCAGCGTCAGCGGCCTGGTGGGCGGCGACGCCCAGAAGATGTGGGACTACGGCGCGGAACACGAGAGCCTGTGCGGCGAGTATATGCAGCAGGTCATCGCCACGGCGCTGTGCGTGGGCGAGTCCAACGCCTGCATGCGGCGGATCGTGGCGGCCCCCACGGCGGGGGCCTGCGGTGTGCTGCCGGCGGTACTGGTGCCCCTGTTCCGCCGGGGCGCCGTAGATGAGGACGCCATCGTCCGGGCCCTGTATGTGGCCTCCGGCATCGGCGCCGTCATCGGCTACCGGGCCTGCATCGCCGGCGCCTCCGGCGGCTGCCAGGCGGAGATCGGCACCGCCTCCGCCATGGCGGCGGGGGCTCTGGTGGACCTGCGGGGCGGCACGGCGGACCAGATCGGCCAGGCGGTGGCCATGGCTTTGAAGAACCTGCTGGGCCTGGTGTGCGACCCGGTGGCGGGCCTGGTGGAGGTGCCCTGTGTCAAGCGCAACGTCATCGGAGCGGTGAACGCCGTCTCCAGCGCCGACATGGCCCTGGCAGGCATTTTGAGCCGGGTGCCGGTGGACCAGGTCATCGACTGCATGGGCGAGGTGGGCCGGCGTCTGCCGGTGGAGTTCCGGGAGACGGCCCTGGGCGGCCTTGCTGCCACGCCCTTCGGAAAGAACGTCAAGGAGTCCATGGAGCAAAAGCGGGAGTGCCCCTGCGCCGGTGAGGAGCTCCCATGA
- a CDS encoding dicarboxylate/amino acid:cation symporter, with product MTKKSVARNYAFLAVMLGSMILGSIVGAFFPQVKEGDEVVKAGATVLKPLGTLFINMMFCIVVPMVFASIAGSIATMRSRRRAGKIMSTTILTFIITGAIAAAIMIVLMKIIPPVLVPWSNLAEGVVDDPISIPNLIVNFFTVGDFSSLLSRSAMLPLIVFAILFGFGVNLGPGPDSPVATLLVSLSEAMMKVVQIVTYYAPIAFFGFFADLVATYGSQITQDYARALAVYYPLCFIYIFTAFPLFAWFGGGKGAVKEMFQHIARPAITSLGTCSSVATIPTNMEEAEATGISKDVSEIVLPLGATMHMDGSCFSCVLKIAFLFGVFGKPFNSIGDFILIILVAVLSSVGMSGVPGGGYIGEFIMCSVFFPDQLAVAYPIAITIGNLVDPPATMINSSGDYVVSYIVSRFVDGKDWYQKIRASH from the coding sequence CTGACCAAGAAATCCGTGGCCCGCAACTACGCGTTTCTGGCCGTGATGCTGGGGTCTATGATCCTGGGCTCCATTGTGGGTGCCTTCTTCCCCCAGGTGAAGGAGGGCGACGAGGTCGTCAAGGCCGGCGCCACCGTCCTCAAGCCCCTGGGCACGCTGTTCATCAACATGATGTTCTGCATCGTGGTGCCCATGGTGTTCGCCTCTATTGCGGGCTCCATCGCCACCATGCGCAGCCGCAGGCGGGCCGGCAAGATCATGAGCACCACCATTCTGACCTTTATCATCACCGGCGCCATCGCCGCCGCCATCATGATCGTGCTGATGAAGATCATTCCGCCGGTACTGGTTCCCTGGAGCAACCTGGCCGAGGGCGTGGTGGACGATCCCATCTCCATCCCCAACCTGATCGTGAACTTCTTCACCGTGGGAGACTTCTCCTCCCTGCTCAGCCGCAGCGCCATGCTGCCCCTGATCGTGTTCGCCATCCTGTTCGGCTTCGGCGTGAACCTGGGCCCCGGCCCCGACAGCCCGGTGGCCACCCTGCTGGTGAGCCTGTCTGAGGCCATGATGAAGGTGGTCCAGATCGTCACCTACTACGCTCCCATCGCCTTCTTCGGCTTCTTCGCCGACCTGGTGGCTACCTACGGCTCCCAGATCACCCAGGATTACGCCCGGGCTCTGGCAGTCTACTATCCCCTGTGCTTCATCTACATCTTCACCGCCTTCCCCCTGTTCGCCTGGTTCGGCGGCGGCAAGGGCGCGGTGAAGGAGATGTTCCAGCACATCGCCCGTCCCGCCATCACGTCCCTGGGCACCTGCTCCTCTGTGGCCACCATCCCCACCAACATGGAGGAGGCTGAGGCCACCGGCATCTCCAAGGACGTCAGCGAGATCGTGCTGCCTCTGGGCGCCACCATGCACATGGACGGCTCCTGCTTCTCCTGCGTGCTGAAGATCGCGTTCCTCTTCGGCGTGTTCGGCAAGCCCTTCAACTCCATCGGTGACTTCATTCTCATCATCCTGGTGGCGGTGCTGTCCTCCGTGGGCATGAGCGGCGTCCCCGGCGGCGGCTACATCGGCGAGTTCATCATGTGCTCCGTGTTCTTCCCGGACCAGCTGGCCGTGGCCTACCCCATCGCCATCACCATCGGCAACCTGGTGGATCCCCCCGCCACCATGATCAACTCCTCCGGCGACTATGTGGTCTCCTACATCGTCTCCCGGTTCGTGGACGGCAAGGACTGGTATCAGAAGATCCGCGCCTCCCACTGA
- a CDS encoding diaminopimelate epimerase translates to MKFWKMNGAGNDFLVLNNLEEHLPVDRLPQIARTLCERRLSIGADGLMVVDAPQAGGDYRMLFYNSDGSVGEMCGNGTRCICRYGFENGLAGEKQTVETTAGIVTGQRIDRRRYRIRLNDPTTIQLDAAVEVDGVRYACSYVELGNPGLPHAVVPYHNLKNADENELRELGRAIRWHKSFPKGANVNFYEMTGEDTIFERTFERGVEDFTYACGTGTGSLVAVLTLQGKVSGHDVKVDMTGGQLVIDAEREGSRITALYLTGPTNVVCKGEVTDEDLQL, encoded by the coding sequence TTGAAATTCTGGAAGATGAACGGCGCCGGGAACGACTTTCTGGTGCTGAACAATCTGGAGGAGCACCTGCCGGTGGACCGCCTGCCCCAGATCGCGCGGACGCTGTGCGAGCGGCGGCTGTCCATCGGAGCCGACGGTCTGATGGTGGTGGACGCCCCTCAGGCGGGCGGCGACTACCGGATGCTGTTCTACAACTCCGACGGCAGCGTGGGCGAGATGTGCGGCAACGGCACCCGGTGCATCTGCCGGTACGGCTTTGAAAACGGCCTGGCCGGGGAGAAGCAGACTGTGGAGACCACCGCCGGCATCGTCACAGGACAGCGCATCGACCGCCGGCGCTACCGGATCCGCCTCAACGATCCCACCACCATCCAGCTGGACGCGGCAGTGGAGGTGGACGGCGTGCGGTACGCCTGCTCCTATGTGGAGTTGGGCAACCCGGGTCTCCCCCATGCGGTAGTACCCTACCACAATCTGAAAAATGCCGATGAAAACGAGCTGCGGGAGCTGGGCCGGGCCATCCGCTGGCACAAGTCCTTCCCCAAGGGAGCCAATGTCAATTTCTACGAGATGACCGGGGAGGACACCATCTTCGAGCGGACCTTCGAGCGGGGCGTGGAGGACTTCACCTACGCCTGCGGCACCGGCACCGGGTCACTGGTGGCGGTCCTGACCCTCCAGGGCAAGGTCAGCGGCCACGACGTCAAGGTGGATATGACCGGCGGACAGCTGGTGATCGACGCGGAGCGGGAGGGCTCCCGGATCACGGCGCTGTACCTGACCGGGCCCACCAACGTGGTCTGCAAGGGCGAGGTCACCGACGAGGACCTCCAGCTTTAA
- a CDS encoding TetR/AcrR family transcriptional regulator produces the protein MPRKSARNTRGRIISAAWKLFYEQGYEDTTVEDIVFESETSKGSFYHYFDGKDALLGTLAYVFDEKYEQLMEVMDPAMGAMDKLIYLNHELFAMIDGGVSMDLLARLLSTQLLARGEKHLLDRNRYYFKLLRQIVSAGQETGELRRDRTVNDIVKAYALWERALLYDWCLCGGDYSLVSYTDSVTPMFLESYRAQN, from the coding sequence ATGCCCAGAAAATCCGCCAGAAACACCCGCGGACGCATCATCTCCGCCGCCTGGAAGCTCTTCTACGAGCAGGGCTACGAGGACACCACCGTGGAGGATATCGTGTTCGAGTCGGAGACCTCCAAGGGCTCCTTCTACCACTATTTCGACGGCAAGGACGCGCTGCTGGGCACGTTGGCCTATGTGTTTGATGAGAAGTACGAACAGCTCATGGAGGTCATGGATCCTGCCATGGGCGCCATGGACAAGCTGATCTACCTCAACCACGAGCTCTTTGCCATGATCGACGGCGGCGTGTCCATGGACCTGCTGGCCCGGTTGTTGTCCACGCAGCTTCTGGCCCGGGGCGAAAAGCACCTGCTGGACCGGAACCGGTACTATTTCAAGCTGCTGCGGCAGATCGTCTCCGCCGGCCAGGAGACGGGGGAGCTGCGCCGGGACCGGACGGTCAACGACATCGTCAAGGCCTATGCCCTTTGGGAGCGGGCGCTGCTGTACGACTGGTGCCTGTGCGGCGGGGACTACTCCCTGGTGTCCTACACAGACAGCGTGACCCCCATGTTTTTGGAGAGCTATCGGGCCCAAAACTGA
- a CDS encoding sodium/proline symporter, with amino-acid sequence MTTAQICICLAIAIYLIAMLGVGVWFAKSNNSVDDFYLGGRKLGPFVTAMSAEASDMSSWLLMGLPGVAYLTGLAEASWTAIGLAIGTYINWLIVARRIRRYSNRLDAITVPQFFSKRWGDERNLLSAIAAVVIIIFFVPYLASGFSACGKLFASLFGVEYITAMLISAAVIVVYTVMGGFLAASFTDLIQSIIMTVALVVVLGFGVVNAGGMDAVLDNARSMAGYLSLSNIYDPATGGSNPYSLLTICSLLAWGLGYFGMPHILLRFMAIEEEKKLTLSRRVATTWVVISMGVAIIIGVVGSGMTKAGALEQLADSETIIVRIASLIGNHGVFAALVAGVILAGILAATMSTADSQLLAASSSVSQNLAVEFFHLKISGKKSVFVARATMVCVSLLAAFLARDPDSSVFRVVSFAWAGFGAAFGPTVLFALFWKRSTKWGALAGMVAGGAMVFIWKYLIAPRGGAWAIYELLPAFIVASVAIVVVSLLTAKPDAEIEKIFDEVRAN; translated from the coding sequence ATGACTACCGCACAAATCTGCATCTGCCTGGCCATCGCGATCTACCTGATCGCCATGCTGGGCGTCGGCGTCTGGTTCGCCAAGAGCAACAATTCCGTGGACGACTTCTACCTGGGCGGCCGGAAGCTGGGCCCCTTCGTCACCGCCATGAGCGCCGAGGCCAGCGACATGTCCTCCTGGCTGCTGATGGGCCTGCCGGGCGTGGCCTACCTGACCGGCCTGGCTGAGGCCAGCTGGACCGCCATCGGCCTGGCTATCGGCACCTACATCAACTGGCTGATCGTGGCCCGCCGTATCCGCCGGTATTCCAACCGTCTGGACGCCATCACCGTGCCCCAGTTCTTCTCCAAGCGCTGGGGCGATGAGCGGAACCTTCTGTCCGCCATCGCCGCCGTGGTGATCATCATTTTCTTCGTGCCGTATCTGGCCTCCGGCTTCTCCGCCTGCGGAAAGCTCTTTGCCAGCCTCTTCGGCGTGGAGTACATCACCGCCATGCTGATCTCCGCCGCCGTCATCGTGGTCTATACCGTCATGGGCGGCTTCCTGGCGGCCAGCTTTACCGATCTGATCCAGTCCATCATCATGACGGTGGCCCTGGTCGTGGTGCTGGGCTTCGGCGTGGTCAATGCCGGCGGCATGGACGCCGTGCTGGACAACGCCCGCTCCATGGCCGGCTACCTGTCCCTGAGCAACATCTACGACCCCGCCACCGGCGGCTCCAATCCTTACAGCCTGCTGACCATCTGCTCCCTGCTGGCCTGGGGTCTGGGTTACTTCGGCATGCCCCATATTCTGCTGCGCTTTATGGCTATTGAAGAGGAGAAGAAGCTGACCCTCAGCCGCCGGGTAGCGACTACCTGGGTGGTCATCTCTATGGGGGTCGCCATCATCATCGGCGTAGTGGGCAGCGGTATGACCAAGGCCGGCGCCCTGGAGCAGCTGGCGGATTCCGAGACCATCATCGTCCGGATCGCCAGCCTCATCGGCAACCATGGGGTCTTTGCGGCCCTGGTGGCCGGTGTGATCCTGGCAGGCATCCTGGCTGCCACTATGTCCACGGCGGACTCCCAGCTGCTGGCTGCCTCCTCCTCCGTATCCCAGAACCTGGCAGTGGAGTTCTTCCACCTGAAGATCAGCGGGAAGAAGAGTGTGTTTGTAGCCCGTGCCACCATGGTGTGCGTGTCTCTGCTGGCGGCCTTCCTGGCCCGCGATCCCGACAGCTCCGTGTTCCGGGTGGTGTCCTTCGCCTGGGCGGGCTTCGGCGCGGCCTTCGGCCCCACCGTGCTTTTTGCGCTGTTCTGGAAGCGCTCTACCAAATGGGGCGCTCTGGCCGGTATGGTGGCCGGCGGCGCCATGGTGTTCATCTGGAAGTACTTGATCGCCCCCAGAGGCGGCGCTTGGGCCATCTATGAGCTGCTGCCTGCCTTCATCGTGGCCTCCGTTGCCATCGTAGTGGTGAGCCTGCTGACCGCCAAGCCCGATGCTGAGATTGAGAAGATCTTTGATGAGGTCCGGGCCAACTGA